TTTCATCCGTAATTTTCTCATCTTTCTAGTAAAATCGTCCGTTATTTGATGTCTACTTCCGTTTGTTTAAAAAGCCATAAGCCTTTCGGCTATAGGTAACGGAGTCTTGCAAAGCGTCTCCACCACGGACTCTGAATTCTCATAATACTTCTTCTTTTCGAGGTAACGTCTTAAATTCGTCGAGCAAGATGagttacaatcaaaattacttGAGTAGTGGGCAAGGAGCTCAAGGCAGCGGGCAGGGCTACCAGGCGAGCGGCCACGGTAACCCTAGCTATGGGCAACAGGGCTATGCCTACACTACTCAAACAGGGCAGCAGCAACCTGCTGCGCATGGCACTTCGTATTATACCACGGCGTATCAGCCAGCGCAGACTCATCAATCCGGCTACTCTACGCATCCAACCTCTGGTCAGAATTACCAACTGACTTACCAGCAGCCCTACGGCGCCCAAGGCTATACCATGCAGGAAGTCGCTCCACCGCCGGCTCCCCCTCCTCTTGAGTTCTGGACCGTTGAAAATCCAGGATCGCACGGTACGTGTCTAGGTCCATAACCAATGTGGAACGCTTTTGGAACCCCGCAGTATGTCCTGGACACTGTAAAGTTAGATATATTTATTTGGTAGGTCAATAGATTTCTACACCGAGTGCGATCATATGTGCGCAATGGGCTGTTTAGATTTACCTTCCGATTTTAATTCCTTTGTTTTTTTAGTTATGTGGCTAGATTTCAATGCCAAATACTTCACCCAGATTAATTGAACTGATCCATCAGAAAAACTTGTCCACTAGAAGTATCTTGGACCAGTGGCGTAGCATGagggggttcaaacccctccCGATACCGTacttttggtagtgcatttgggggaGGGAAAAATGGCGAAATTTTCCTCCCAATGAGTTTCCAGCGAACCcatcccgaaatatttttctggctacgctacgcCTTTGAATACTACCAGTTTTCTCATCAGTCCACCAGGGATTCCTTCGCTTTCCTCGAGCACCCATCGGAAAACCCTAGTGGTCCACCAGAATTCCCGAACATCTCGCTTGTGGATGCGCTAAAGTGGCTATGTATTTTTCAGGCTACACCACAGCAGTGAGCCCCACCCAGCAGTACTACGTCAGTGGCGGTAGTGGCGGTACGGCTGCAACAGTCATTCCCTACGTTACAATGGACGGCGCCCGTGCGAGCTCTGCAGCCCGGAATGCGACGCATGACAAGCAACATTATGCCACGGCGCTTTCAAGTCGACAGTCTCCTTACCAACAGCAAGGTTACAAATGCCAACGGTACACACCGAAGCGGTACTGAGAATAAAGTTGATTGAAATTATTCTTCGTTGAGAGAGTATAGGGGCGCACAGGGCGCCCAGTTGCACACTGACTATGCCTTGATGGTTTCTATGCCGAACGCAGCCGTTGAAAAGGGCACCCGACGAAGCTGTGGTGGGGGTTGCTCCAGAACTACCGAAAATTTCAAGCGTGCCTTGCCCGATAGTCTAGATGGGCAATTTTTGTACTACTGGCCCTCGGAGTAAGTACTGGCCGTGGTGCGTCGACGTGGTCTGAGGTGGAAAGCGCTTGCCCAAATTACTTTACTAAATCCAAATTGCTTTACTAAATCAAGAGAAAGTCCTAAAATTCGACATCCCTTGGCCTGTTGCATCCACTTCAAGCCCCTTCGAACTCCTGTACTACCTGCTCCCCTGCCTTGCTGGAAATTCCACACCTTGACCCATGCATCGGATACAGCAGTTCGGTCCAGCCGCTCGGCGGCCAGCTTGGCGTGGTCAGGAATTTCATGAGGTCATCATCATGATTATTATGCATAGTGCATAATTTTCATCTAAGCGGGCATTGGAATTCCGTATGTGGGGGCGGGGGGCGctaaccatggaggaaggaggCCTCGTTGCGTTTTTCAATGCGaagccggctacgctcgtcccgattgAAAACTCtgggaggggccgctccttgtgtttccttcctccatggtgcTAACAGGGCATTTTCCGCCCCTAGACAACGTCATTCCTCCATGTATGCCATGATTAAATTTTGTGTTGACGTTGTGTGTGACGGTAGAGTAGGTGGAGCAACGACGGTAGAGATAGTCTCCGACCCAATAGCCAAAACGGCCCTTGGCCACCTAACGCCAGACTCTGTGGTAGTGGTGGTAGACCTGTGCGCAGATGGCAGGGTGGCCGGTTATTGCGCAGTTCGGATGAAAACGTCAACGACAGTGTGCGAGCACTATCTAACCACATGAATTTATTATGTCGAGCGACAGTAATAGTACAGTGTTTCTTAGAACAAGAGACCTTCTGCTGCTCTATACCACGTGCAGCGCATGTCTATTGAAATGGAACTGCCCGCAGGCGTTTCCGTATTCGTATTTGTAAACcgagtaaaaaaagaaaggcaggaCCTGCAACAAATCCAACCAATAGCCACTATTTATTGCAGGAGTAAGTTGTACCCGATTGATAGATTGATAAGGACGTGCCTTGAAACCAAACTCCTAGATTAGTAAATATGAAAGATACATATATGATTCTGAAAGTGTAAACAAATGAAGAGCATCAAACTGAATTGAAGTTCCCCGCGTGTCCAGACATGACAGGATGACAGGCGAAAAACAAATGGGTTAACTCCTAGTGGTTACCGTGGTAGAGGGAGCAttccaatgaagactactgagggatgctgggatgttttctgtggtgggtagttttCTTGGACTAcgaatcccagagcaagagggttagcacaccctTTCCTCTGCTCTCCTGTGTCACCGTAACTATAgtcaccatcatctctcccctcttCTCCCTTCCCTGGGTGCGCCGAGCCGCCTCCAGAGTGCAGGCTGTCCGCACCTTCCGCCCACATCACCCCACCCTCCACCACCACGCGCAAAACAGATCCGTATAGAACCGCATACGATACGCGGACACGCCACACGGTGCCGACGGCAGCCGGCGGCGGCTCGAGAACAAGTGTAGCGGACGTGGCAGCATGCGTGgcaggcggcggcggcggcagcacAATGCGCATGAGGCATGAGGGCACGCCACGCTACGCACATATCTAGATATCTAGATGTGAAGATGTCACTCTTTACTGCAGTCAGTTTGTGcaattcattaaaaaaaaactatcaaaCTCTCTTGCTAGGGAATCGGGTTCTCTCACATTTGCATGTGAGCTGGATGCGCCCTTCACGTCATCCGAAAGGCATCCTTCAGATGGCGCCACTTCCCTCGCGATAAGATTTCTGTTGCGCCGTCGTGCCCAGCGGTTTGCGTGTGCTCTGGAAAAAAAGTTGTTCAACAAGTGGATGCCTCTGCAAACGCACAACATGGATCCCCGAAAGATGTAACTACACAAGCACGCATGTTACCCTCCCGTCCACGCCggtctgttttgttttgtttcccgTTGTCGCAAcaaaaatcggcggagctggaGTACGAGGACTGTACTTGCCCCTCCGCTATCTTAACCATGGGGTCAGTCGAGGAGCTGCGGGATGTCGTCCTCAAGCAAGAACACCTAATTCAGGACTTGCAGAAGATGGTCACCATTCGGGACGAAGAAATCCTGCAGCTTCGTAGCCAACTGGATAAATTCCAGTCGGTCCTGATCCCGTACAACCGCTACAGCCGGAGCGGTCGGAGGAAGGAGCGAGCCCAGGGAATCTCTGCAGAACCTCAATCTCTACGGTCCTTGCAGGACTTGATACAGAGCAAGTTCCAGGAGTATCCAAAGTCCGAAGGGTAAGTAATTTTCGGATGACAACTTTTGCACAAAAAGTACTATCACTTCAGACGACCCAAGGACGACGAGGTTCCGaggggtggtggtggtcgtgtaCAAGCACACCGATCGGCACTCAAACTTCTGCATGTTGTTCATCACGTTTGAAATGCACACGTTGAGCGAAACAAGTGTTTCCAAACCTATATGGTCGTGTGCACGTGTCATTATACAGTATGTGTATATTTAGAAGAACAGTTTTCCTCTTTTATATAACGCGACTCGTACGATGTCGTGGTACGCAGTTCGTGTCGTCATTTGCTATAACCAAACTGATTGCAGGATTCCTCAACGCAAGATACGGCTGCAAACTGTATTAGAATATTTCTTTGGTCAGTTTTTTACCCGTACGTGCCGGCAACATCGCCGCTGGCCCCGGCGTCGTAACACCGTCTTCTTGACGTAAATAATGCGACAATTGTCTGAACTGCCGTTGTGCACGGGAATGTCTCAGTATCATCGATCCTTCTAGGTATAAGCAGAAGACAGCTGTTCTATATCCACACTCTCTCATTCTGGGCTATAATAACGATGGCGGCGGGTCTCTCACGAAGTAAATTAATTTGCCAATGGTGTTGCATTCGCGTGACAAGTGTCGTGGAATAACGCGAACTATAATAATGTGCCGCACGTGGCTTGCAGTTCTTAGCCGTTGGACCCAACTATTGACAATGGGCCAGTGACAGCTACGAAAGCCGACGTGAAACTTGATCCGTGCCGCATGTGTGCTTGCAAGATGTCAAGATAGAATGGCATATTATAGTTTGTTGTGGCAATTACTTGACGTCAGCAACAACAATAAGAATTCTGCAGTGTTCTATGAGCTGCGTTCCTGGACAATTTTT
This genomic stretch from Ornithodoros turicata isolate Travis chromosome 9, ASM3712646v1, whole genome shotgun sequence harbors:
- the LOC135367925 gene encoding uncharacterized protein LOC135367925 gives rise to the protein MSYNQNYLSSGQGAQGSGQGYQASGHGNPSYGQQGYAYTTQTGQQQPAAHGTSYYTTAYQPAQTHQSGYSTHPTSGQNYQLTYQQPYGAQGYTMQEVAPPPAPPPLEFWTVENPGSHGYTTAVSPTQQYYVSGGSGGTAATVIPYVTMDGARASSAARNATHDKQHYATALSSRQSPYQQQGYKCQRYTPKRY